The Aedes aegypti strain LVP_AGWG chromosome 3, AaegL5.0 Primary Assembly, whole genome shotgun sequence genome contains a region encoding:
- the LOC5575333 gene encoding uncharacterized protein LOC5575333, with amino-acid sequence MLTPQSVHFVLLTCSLLLLSLESRGSPQDYTSCPGGVCVPYYLCENGTIITNGDGLIDLRFRENHCPMDFVCCRDVVTEIPIAACAKTCVELYQCLDDVFDSGDNEKHESDKSYCPDDKICCGKVRQIETIRDDSPTQNCLGKCIPYNECYKKSLNSAENNGVDLRITDGNCNGHDLVCCLEPEITIPQLEPTKLCNGRCVPSYQCLNATTNSASYGMIDLRSQYEPCPGDLICCSEETISKSDCQGVCMPAAECSKISAEIIGKDKIDLRNGDNGCDREDFVCCDQLQPKPSQSSCDGTCVPESQCLNNERNLEYDSRMLDNPCLDNMICCSTIPKLDPPPCSCVHPHQCLDDINDNEHAKDLLDLRAHERQCPSQQICCKKIKPSRQENSNLPQTECRGTCVPFNQCQNGTFNTNGEGIIMPRSHNYCTGDLICCEDFPALPEIAEQEICDGKCVPVDQCLSDVSTNPFGFGLINLRRRSPNICRDNLICCKVKDTSQLIVDNELEYSNTCNGKCVPYAECDTAGKNSFDLRIYGDCPRNLVCCGLTPNPLLNPSLINPLIPAEIVCDGACVPLVQCADSPSEMMNHLIDLRFESNHNECTIGTICCNNPIQQTLEEQKWLHWIQDMNNMVETGIKNAGKCFLDIDRHTDRIRPDEIPWLTTVWRKRQYHQEGRYKYLCAGAFVRADVVLVTADCILAEPRDSLLVGIGNHDLKSAVGDKVFQTAKKVVHPDFNPASNVANIALLFLKERSEINHLACTFDINETFNDQTCLIVGWNNDNFENIRSTSVTPNKQPISILQSSDSYLHTLSTARNQSKQSCNRWRGATIICLDQKDQNWKIIGIAAKNNERCDANGIPETLVAIPQLSPWIREQLSPSFVQQPVDLGSSRQYLPPV; translated from the exons ATGCTTACTCCACAATCGGTGCATTTTGTTCTACTAACGTGCTCTTTACTGTTGCTCTCGTTGGAATCACGAGGATCACCACAAGACTACACTTCATGTCCTGGAGGAGTTTGTGTACCCTACTATTTATGTGAAAACGGTACAATCATAACCAACGGCGATGGATTGATCGATTTACGATTTCGTGAGAATCACTGTCCCATGGATTTCGTGTGTTGCCGTGATGTTGTTACTGAGATCCCAATTGCAGCGTGTGCTAAAACGTGCGTTGAGCTTTACCAATGCTTGGATGATGTTTTTGATAGCGGAGATAATGAGAAACATGAAAGTGATAAATCATATTGCCCGGACGATAAAATTTGTTGCGGTAAAGTCAGACAAATTGAAACCATACGAGATGATTCGCCAACTCAAAATTGCTTGGGAAAATGTATTCCTTATAATGAGTGTTACAAAAAAAGCTTGAATTCCGCTGAAAACAATGGAGTTGATCTAAGGATCACTGACGGAAATTGCAATGGTCATGATTTGGTTTGCTGTTTGGAGCCAGAAATTACAATTCCTCAACTTGAGCCGACAAAACTTTGCAATGGCCGATGCGTTCCATCCTACCAATGTTTGAATGCAACGACGAATAGCGCAAGTTATGGCATGATTGATTTGAGATCACAATACGAGCCTTGCCCTGGGGATCTTATCTGTTGTAGTGAAGAAACAATTTCGAAATCTGATTGCCAAGGAGTATGTATGCCTGCTGCTGAGTGTTCGAAAATCAGTGCTGAGATTATTGGAAAAGATAAAATAGATTTGAGAAATGGTGACAATGGTTGTGATAGAGAAGATTTCGTGTGTTGCGATCAACTACAACCGAAGCCATCGCAATCTTCATGTGATGGTACATGCGTTCCTGAATCCCAGTGTCTAAATAACGAAAGAAATTTAGAGTATGATTCAAGAATGCTCGATAATCCATGCTTGGATAATATGATCTGCtgttctaccataccaaaactCGATCCGCCTCCGTGCAGTTGTGTCCATCCTCACCAGTGTTTGGATGACATCAACGACAACGAGCAtgcaaaagatttattagatTTGAGAGCCCACGAAAGACAATGTCCTTCACAGCAAAtttgttgcaaaaaaataaaacctaGCCGGCAAGAGAACTCGAATCTACCACAAACTGAGTGTAGAGGAACATGCGTGCCTTTCAACCAATGTCAAAATGGGACATTCAATACCAACGGCGAAGGTATCATAATGCCTCGTAGTCATAATTATTGTACCGGTGATTTAATATGCTGCGAAGATTTTCCTGCATTGCCAGAAATCGCGGAGCAGGAAATATGCGATGGTAAATGCGTTCCTGTCGACCAATGTCTTTCTGATGTATCGACTAATccttttggatttggattgataaatttaagaagaagatcACCCAATATCTGCAGAGATAATTTGATTTGTTGCAAAGTAAAAGATACATCACAATTAATTGTAGACAATGAATTAGAGTATTCAAATACTTGTAATGGAAAATGTGTGCCATATGCTGAATGCGACACAGCTGGTAAAAACTCATTCGATTTAAGAATATACGGCGATTGCCCCAGAAATTTAGTGTGCTGTGGATTGACTCCAAACCCATTATTGAATCCTTCGCTAATTAACCCACTCATACCGGCTGAAATCGTATGCGATGGAGCATGCGTTCCATTGGTACAATGTGCAGATTCCCCTTCAGAAATGATGAACCACCTCATTGATCTACGTTTTGAATCCAATCATAATGAATGTACAATCGGTACCATTTGCTGTAATAATCCAATTCAACAAACCCTAGAAGAACAGAAATGGTTGCACTGGATTCAGGATATGAACAACATGGTGGAAACTGGCATAAAGAACGCGGGAAAATGTTTTCTCGATATTGATCGACACACTGACCGAATTCGACCAGATGAAATCCCTTGGTTGACCACGGTTTGGAGGAAGCGGCAGTATCATCAAGAGGGACGTTACAAGTATCTATGTGCTGGCGCATTCGTCCGAGCTGATGTAGTTCTAGTCACTGCAGATTGTATCCTTGCTGAGCCAAGAGACAGTTTGTTAGTAGGAATAGGAAATCACGATTTGAAGTCAGCAGTTGGTGATAAG GTATTCCAGACAGCCAAGAAAGTAGTTCATCCGGATTTCAACCCAGCATCCAACGTAGCTAATATTGCCTTACTGTTTCTCAAAGAACGAAGTGAAATAAACCACTTAGCATGCACTTTCGACATAAACGAGACTTTTAATGACCAGACCTGCCTTATTGTTGGATGGAATAACGATAACTTCGAGAATATAAGGAGCACGTCTGTTACCCCGAATAAGCAACCAATATCTATCCTTCAATCATCAGATAGTTATTTGCATACTCTGTCTACTGCAAGGAACCAGTCAAAGCAAAGCTGCAACAGGTGGCGAGGTGCAACGATAATATGTCTCGATCAGAAGGACCAAAACTGGAAGATTATCGGTATCGCAGCAAAGAATAATGAACGATGTGACGCGAACGGTATTCCCGAAACACTGGTTGCGATTCCTCAGCTGTCACCTTGGATCCGAGAGCAGCTTTCGCCGAGCTTTGTACAGCAACCAGTCGACCTTGGATCGTCAAGACAATATTTACCGCCTGTATGA